GATCAATTTGGAGGAGCCAGGCAGTGCAAGTGCCAGTGCCAGTGCCAGCCATCAAGTCTAAGGTACAGGGAGGTACATAGCGCACGAACCTCTCTGGCCGTGCATGCAGGCCGGTGGATACGTGCGGTGTAGCTCTTCACTGCCCTTGCCCGCTCTGCTCTCCATCCAGCACACCAACCAGCTGGCTAAGCTAGACCAAACGAAGGAAATTTGACGGCTCTGCAGCGCCGCAACCTGGCTTTTCGATGTCATGAAAGCCACGACCCTGACTCTCGAGACAATTTCCAATGAAGACAACCCTAAATTCCATGTGCAGAAACACCCTGCAGCGCACATGCACATACTACGTACCCGTACAGGTGATCGCAGGTTTTGCAATGAGACGAATATGTACGTGCTGATGTTCATCGCCTATTCCACTCTGCCATCCCAAACagcgagagaaaaaaaataatatacaGTACGCAGATCACCCTCAGGGTTGCGGTTCTGTCCACTCCTTCATGGCAAGGGGTACTAGACTACGCACTAGAGGCTGCGCGGAAGTCTTCTCGTGCGTTCCAGGGTAGCGTAGCACCAAGCAAGTCGGCCCCGGTCCCTCTTGGCATCAATTTAGTTTGGTTCCTCTTTTTTGTTGGAGAAATCGGAGTCAGGCAATCGTTGGAAGCGGAATACCGGTATAATGACAGTTCtgtgttttgctgttcatcTTTGTCTGCATTTCTTTCGTTGAATCATTAcctctaggtacctaggtaggtaagtaatAGGTATTGTGTTTGCACACTGTTGGTCACATAAATCCCATGTACCTGAATCTAGGTAtctggtaggtaggtacctaccttagttgCCTTGGGCAGGTAAGGTGCCTAGCATATTGGCTTGATTCATACTTCGTACTTCGTACAtccctaaggtacctacctaggtacctactttgtAATTAGGGCAAGGCATCTGAGATTACAAAGGAGATCATAGTGCTATCAAatgtcgacttcttttttttttttttttttttttgagtaaCCGGGGGAAACAACATCCCACAGCTTCCTCGTGGGCCCAGGTTGATGGGGACCTTCGTCTCAAAATTCAATACCATATGGAGCATCCCATCTACCACCCTTGTAGgtacacttttttttttcttgctcctTCCACCACTAAGCGTTGATTTCAGGCCACGAATCGGATGGATATGAATCGCATGCAATGCTGCATAAAACGCACAGGAAATGACAAGGACGccgtttttttgttctcaaGTTAATTAGCATCTTTTCCCCGGTATGTATCGGTACGAAGTACGTCGGCTGTTGGTTGTGGCTTTTATCTGTACGAAACAAAAGGCAGTCGAGCTGCCCCTCGTGTTGGGAAGACGTTGTGAACAAGAAAAATGGTGTGTTACAGTAGATCTTCTTGTTTCGAAGCCCAGTGGGGTCATTTCTCAAGTACCTAGACGCGCCACCAACACTCCGTTCCGCCACTTCGAACTTGCCTTGGCGGCAAAAATGATCAGAAGAACGTCCTCCGGTGGAAATCGCCTTCGCCTACGTTTCTGGGGATCAAAATCCCGAGCGCCAGTTCCTGGGGGTTTCCCATCAACCCTCAAATTCGAGGTACTCATATAACATGGCTAGGGGCCCTAGATACCTCCACCCTTCATCACCCTAGGCTCGGTCATTTCGCGCCTATACTGACTTTCACTAGGCTATATTAACAGTGGTTGGAGTGCGGATGGGTGAAAATAGCATAAAAACTTATGTGTTGCTGTTATTTCGAGGGCTAAATGAATCAATTCCATCTATATATTCAATCCCAACCGTGTTGAACCCGGCTTCCTTTcctgtcttttcttttgcgtttttttttgtgctttttATAACACGACCTGTCGTCAGCCTGCGTCCCAGTGAGGGGCTGCCttatttttcttgttttttcttttataaCCCAGCTAAGAAACAAAAGATCTTGCCCCTGCCCATGTTGAATATCCCCGACTTTCAACTGACAAAAAAGGATAAGTCGGAAtaaaaaatcttttcgcttggtCCCCTGTAGTCAACGGGTTAACCGATTGGCTGTGTGATGAGATGACGGTTTTTTCCAGAACGTTCAGCTCAAAACAAAACACGGGTAATTATACGTGCTGCGGGTGTAACGTTCACATGTCAGTCCACTTGTTGTACCCATTCAGAAAATATCAGGCTTCGGAGGATGAACTCACAGCTCAGTGACTCCAGGGCATCGTGGATCTGCTTGATGTCGCCCTGCTTGACGTCGCTGATATCCGCCATCAGATAGGCGACATCGCCCTTGCTGTCGGAAATCTGCTTGTCGACGTTGTGTTCGCCGAGAATCTCGTTCACCTTGCGCAGCACACCAGGCACGTTGCGATGAACATAGATGATGCGGGCGTGGTCGGGCTCCTCGAGCGTCAGCGACCGGAGGTTGCATTCGGGCAGGTTGACGCTACCGAGCGTCACTCCCTGGTTGATGTACCGCACCAGCGCGTCGGCGACCTCGACACCAATCGCCCGCTGGGCCTCCTCGGTGCTGCCGCCGATGTGTGGGGTCAGGATGATGTTGTTCAGGGTACGAAGGTCCTCGCCCCAGGTGTTGAGCTGGTTGTTGAAGTAGTCTCCGTTGGCCGCCGGCTCGTTCGGGTACACGTCCAGCGCCGCACCCGCAATCTTGCCAGCGCGCATGGCGTTTATCAGCGCAGGAATGTCCACCACCGTCCCTCGGGAAGCGTTGATCAGATATGAGCCGGTCTTCATCTGGTTCAGCTGAGCGTTTGAGATCATGTTTTTGGTCTCAGGGGTGGCGGGAACGTGCAGCGTAACAAAGTCGGACTCGCGCAGCAGGTCCTCTAGCTTGGACACCTGGACTGCCTTGCCCAGGGCCATGAGCGTCACGACGTCGTAGTATATGACTGACATGCCCATGGCCTCGGCAAGGACCGAAAGCTGTGATCCAATGTGACCGTAGCCGACGATACCAAGCGTCTTGCCGCGGATCTCCCAGCACTTGGCGCTGACCTTGTTCCAAGTTCCACGGTGCATCTCATTGGACCGATCACCCAGCTGCCGGGCCAGGGTGATGATCTCGGCTATGACCAGCTCTGCCACACTGCGTGAGTTGGCGAAGGGGGAGTTGAAGACAGCAATTCCATGACGCGCCGCGTACTCGAGGTCTACCTGATTGGTTCCAATGCAGAAGCAGCCCACGACGAGCAGGTTCTTGGCCTCACGGAGCACCTTTTCTGAGAGTCTAGTTTTTGACCGGATACCAATGACGTGCACACTGCGGATCTTCTCGATCAGCTGGTCTTCTGGTAATGAAGTCTTGTGTGCTTCGACCTGGTAGCCCTGTTCCCTCAAGATGTCCTGACCGCTCTGGTTCACATTCTCAAGCAGCAGAATCTTGATGTCGGTTGTGTTGAAGGGCTTCAGCGGTTTTGCTGTCCCTCTAGGCGCCTGTCCATGAGCCAAAGCACCAAAGCTGATGCTAGTACTGCTCGGTGGTGGCGAGAAAGTTGCGGAAGGTGACGTTGAGACGGCCACGGCGTATTCTTGAATCCTGTTAGGATTTAAAATATCCTGAGGTGTCGCCATTGTATGAATTGGACCGCGTCTATGTTTTCTTAAGTAAGCCAACAGTGAGTGCTCAAAAGCTCAAAAAACTCAAAGGTATGTACTGGTTAAGATGGTTCCTCTGACAAATGATTCATTGAGTTGACGGAATGAAATAGGTATAAGTGAGAAAGCATAAGCGCGTCGCTTTCTGGGTACGAGTGGGGTTCCCTCAGCTAAAGTCGCGGGGTTGACTCATAAAGTCTTGGAGTGTAATGTATGCAAAGGTAAAACgtaagaggaaaaaaaattccAGAAAAAAACCTGATGGCCGGGTTCGGAGGGTCCTACGCCTGAATCAAAACTAGACCAGACGGCAAAACGTTCGAGTGATGCCGCTGATGGCGAGCACGCAATGTTTTAAAAAAAGCCCGATACCCGAGTTAATAATCAACTTGTGATTTTAGTACTGTATAGTAGACTAATATCCAGCAGCGATGTCACAATGGTAGCCGTTCAGTTTAACCTACATATGATTCGAGTgcgaatctttttttttttttttttttttttcgttacaGAATACTGCAGGATCAAACAAATTCGCCGAAATAAGAGTATGTAATCAAGTATATTGGATGA
The Pyricularia oryzae 70-15 chromosome 1, whole genome shotgun sequence DNA segment above includes these coding regions:
- a CDS encoding D-3-phosphoglycerate dehydrogenase 2 — protein: MATPQDILNPNRIQEYAVAVSTSPSATFSPPPSSTSISFGALAHGQAPRGTAKPLKPFNTTDIKILLLENVNQSGQDILREQGYQVEAHKTSLPEDQLIEKIRSVHVIGIRSKTRLSEKVLREAKNLLVVGCFCIGTNQVDLEYAARHGIAVFNSPFANSRSVAELVIAEIITLARQLGDRSNEMHRGTWNKVSAKCWEIRGKTLGIVGYGHIGSQLSVLAEAMGMSVIYYDVVTLMALGKAVQVSKLEDLLRESDFVTLHVPATPETKNMISNAQLNQMKTGSYLINASRGTVVDIPALINAMRAGKIAGAALDVYPNEPAANGDYFNNQLNTWGEDLRTLNNIILTPHIGGSTEEAQRAIGVEVADALVRYINQGVTLGSVNLPECNLRSLTLEEPDHARIIYVHRNVPGVLRKVNEILGEHNVDKQISDSKGDVAYLMADISDVKQGDIKQIHDALESLSSRIITRVLF